The genomic region TGTATATATAATTAACGTTGTGAAGTCTTCAGGAGTTTCATGTGTAAACGCAGGCGTTCCTCTACTCTGCTGTGGCCAGCCGTTTTATCATAGGGCCACTTATAATCGAGGTGATGACCGCCATTATGATGAGGGCGACGAAAATGCGGTCATCGATGAGGCCAGCATCCCTCGCGACCCTGGCCAGGACCATCTCCATAGCGCCCCTCGAGTTCAGGGCGATTCCGATGGCGGCGGCCTGCCTGGAGGGGAGCCCGCTAATCTTTGCGCCCAGCGTCGCGCCAATGACCTTGCCGGCGCACGCCATGAGGAGGGTCGCAGCCGCCAGTAGGAGGTCGAAGGATTTGAAAAAATCCGCCCGCAAGCCTATGGAGACGAAATAGATAGGGGCGAAGAAGCACATGACAAGCCTGCTAAGCATATCATTAGCCTCAATGCGCTTATCGCTGCCTCGCGAGAAAGCCGCGCCCGCCATGAACGCTCCAAAGGCCGCATGTATGCCCATAAGCTCGACTATTACGACCGCCAACAGCATGAAAACCATGGCAAGGCCCATGTAGCAGGCGGAGCATGGCTTAAGCCATTGTAGGGCTTTCTGTGCGAGGACACGGCCGGCCATAAGCAAGAACATTAAGGTCAAAAGCACGACGATGAAGGACGTGTAAGGGGACAGGCCAGGCACGTCCCTATATGCGAATTCATTTAAA from Methanocella conradii HZ254 harbors:
- a CDS encoding cation:proton antiporter; protein product: MAPHDIAVIFLDIVIMLSIALSFGHLMRRLHIPSIVGELIGGIVIGPTVLGRLSPNAYDWLFPNVGPAYMGIDVLTQICVLFFLFFVGLEVDIGMIKKRLYNIAWTSLMGIALPFVLGFSLVILSPQLWGGHAQSMLKLLALFIGTAFSISALPVIARMLKDMGLLKTDTGMIVMGVATINDLVGWSLFTLVLNEFAYRDVPGLSPYTSFIVVLLTLMFLLMAGRVLAQKALQWLKPCSACYMGLAMVFMLLAVVIVELMGIHAAFGAFMAGAAFSRGSDKRIEANDMLSRLVMCFFAPIYFVSIGLRADFFKSFDLLLAAATLLMACAGKVIGATLGAKISGLPSRQAAAIGIALNSRGAMEMVLARVARDAGLIDDRIFVALIIMAVITSIISGPMIKRLATAE